In Zingiber officinale cultivar Zhangliang chromosome 1A, Zo_v1.1, whole genome shotgun sequence, a genomic segment contains:
- the LOC122022955 gene encoding flap endonuclease 1-A-like isoform X2, translated as MGIKGLTKLLADHAPKAIKEQKFENYFGQKIAIDASMSIYQFLIVARRTGMETLTNQNGKITRFLEAGIKPVYVFDGQPPELKKQGLAKRYSKREDATKDLNTTVETGDLQGIEKYSKRTIKVTKQHNEDCKRLLRLMGVPTIEAPCEAEAQCAALCKSDKAYAVASEDMDSLTYGAPRFLRQIMDPSSKKTPVMEFEVSKVLEELELTMDQFIDLCILSGCDYCDSIKGIGGQTALKFIRQHSCIENILENINKERYQIPEEWPYLEARRLFKEPNVTMDVPELKWIAPDDEGLRSFLVHENGFNSDRVAKFGVFFKPVVNAFAPSKRKESASENLQKENSASESGHWSHSDHLVAI; from the exons ATGGGGATAAAG GGTTTGACGAAGCTCCTTGCTGACCACGCTCCCAAAGCTATCAAGGAACAGAAGTTTGAGAATTATTTCGGCCAGAAGATTGCAATCGACGCCAGCATGAGTATCTACCAGTTCCTT ATCGTTGCCAGAAGAACTGGCATGGAAACTCTCACTAACCAGAATGGCAAAATTACAAG ATTTTTAGAAGCAGGTATCAAGCCAGT ATATGTATTTGATGGTCAGCCTCCAGAGCTGAAGAAACAAGGACTTGCTAAAAG ATATTCAAAGAGGGAAGATGCAACTAAGGATTTGAACACAACTGTTGAG ACTGGTGATCTGCAGGGAATTGAAAAGTACAGCAAAAGGACTATCAAG GTAACCAAGCAACATAATGAAGATTGTAAACGACTCTTAAGACTAATGGGTGTGCCAACTATTGAG GCACCCTGTGAAGCAGAAGCTCAATGTGCAGCTCTTTGCAAAAGTGACAAG GCGTATGCGGTTGCCTCAGAAGACATGGATTCTTTAACTTATGGGGCGCCGAGGTTTCTTCGTCAGATAATGGATCCTAGTTCCAAAAAAACCCCTGTGATGGAATTTGAAGTTTCAAAG GTCCTTGAAGAACTAGAACTCACTATGGATCAGTTCATTGATCTGTGCATTCTCTCTGGATGTGATTATTGTGATAGCATTAAAG GCATTGGAGGACAAACAGCTTTGAAGTTCATCCGTCAGCATAGTTGCATAGAGAATATCTTGGAGAACATAAACAAAGAAAG ATATCAAATTCCTGAAGAATGGCCTTATCTAGAAGCTCGACGCTTGTTCAAAGAGCCTAATGTGACCATGGACGTTCCAGAACTAAAGTGGATAGCTCCAGATGATGAG GGTCTTCGGAGCTTTCTGGTGCATGAAAATGGATTCAATAGTGACCGAGTTGCTAAG tTTGGAGTCTTTTTTAAACCTGTTGTAAATGCATTCGCCCCCTCCAAAAGAAAG GAGAGTGCCTCCGAAAACTTGCAAAAGGAGAATAGTGCCTCCGAAAGTGGTCATTGGAGTCACTCTGATCATTTAGTAGCAATTTAG
- the LOC122022955 gene encoding flap endonuclease 1-A-like isoform X1 yields MGIKGLTKLLADHAPKAIKEQKFENYFGQKIAIDASMSIYQFLIVARRTGMETLTNQNGKITSHLQWILNRTIRFLEAGIKPVYVFDGQPPELKKQGLAKRYSKREDATKDLNTTVETGDLQGIEKYSKRTIKVTKQHNEDCKRLLRLMGVPTIEAPCEAEAQCAALCKSDKAYAVASEDMDSLTYGAPRFLRQIMDPSSKKTPVMEFEVSKVLEELELTMDQFIDLCILSGCDYCDSIKGIGGQTALKFIRQHSCIENILENINKERYQIPEEWPYLEARRLFKEPNVTMDVPELKWIAPDDEGLRSFLVHENGFNSDRVAKFGVFFKPVVNAFAPSKRKESASENLQKENSASESGHWSHSDHLVAI; encoded by the exons ATGGGGATAAAG GGTTTGACGAAGCTCCTTGCTGACCACGCTCCCAAAGCTATCAAGGAACAGAAGTTTGAGAATTATTTCGGCCAGAAGATTGCAATCGACGCCAGCATGAGTATCTACCAGTTCCTT ATCGTTGCCAGAAGAACTGGCATGGAAACTCTCACTAACCAGAATGGCAAAATTACAAG CCATCTGCAATGGATACTCAATCGAACTATCAGATTTTTAGAAGCAGGTATCAAGCCAGT ATATGTATTTGATGGTCAGCCTCCAGAGCTGAAGAAACAAGGACTTGCTAAAAG ATATTCAAAGAGGGAAGATGCAACTAAGGATTTGAACACAACTGTTGAG ACTGGTGATCTGCAGGGAATTGAAAAGTACAGCAAAAGGACTATCAAG GTAACCAAGCAACATAATGAAGATTGTAAACGACTCTTAAGACTAATGGGTGTGCCAACTATTGAG GCACCCTGTGAAGCAGAAGCTCAATGTGCAGCTCTTTGCAAAAGTGACAAG GCGTATGCGGTTGCCTCAGAAGACATGGATTCTTTAACTTATGGGGCGCCGAGGTTTCTTCGTCAGATAATGGATCCTAGTTCCAAAAAAACCCCTGTGATGGAATTTGAAGTTTCAAAG GTCCTTGAAGAACTAGAACTCACTATGGATCAGTTCATTGATCTGTGCATTCTCTCTGGATGTGATTATTGTGATAGCATTAAAG GCATTGGAGGACAAACAGCTTTGAAGTTCATCCGTCAGCATAGTTGCATAGAGAATATCTTGGAGAACATAAACAAAGAAAG ATATCAAATTCCTGAAGAATGGCCTTATCTAGAAGCTCGACGCTTGTTCAAAGAGCCTAATGTGACCATGGACGTTCCAGAACTAAAGTGGATAGCTCCAGATGATGAG GGTCTTCGGAGCTTTCTGGTGCATGAAAATGGATTCAATAGTGACCGAGTTGCTAAG tTTGGAGTCTTTTTTAAACCTGTTGTAAATGCATTCGCCCCCTCCAAAAGAAAG GAGAGTGCCTCCGAAAACTTGCAAAAGGAGAATAGTGCCTCCGAAAGTGGTCATTGGAGTCACTCTGATCATTTAGTAGCAATTTAG
- the LOC122022955 gene encoding flap endonuclease 1-A-like isoform X7, translating to MDTQSNYQIFRSRYVFDGQPPELKKQGLAKRYSKREDATKDLNTTVETGDLQGIEKYSKRTIKVTKQHNEDCKRLLRLMGVPTIEAPCEAEAQCAALCKSDKAYAVASEDMDSLTYGAPRFLRQIMDPSSKKTPVMEFEVSKVLEELELTMDQFIDLCILSGCDYCDSIKGIGGQTALKFIRQHSCIENILENINKERYQIPEEWPYLEARRLFKEPNVTMDVPELKWIAPDDEGLRSFLVHENGFNSDRVAKFGVFFKPVVNAFAPSKRKESASENLQKENSASESGHWSHSDHLVAI from the exons ATGGATACTCAATCGAACTATCAGATTTTTAGAAGCAG ATATGTATTTGATGGTCAGCCTCCAGAGCTGAAGAAACAAGGACTTGCTAAAAG ATATTCAAAGAGGGAAGATGCAACTAAGGATTTGAACACAACTGTTGAG ACTGGTGATCTGCAGGGAATTGAAAAGTACAGCAAAAGGACTATCAAG GTAACCAAGCAACATAATGAAGATTGTAAACGACTCTTAAGACTAATGGGTGTGCCAACTATTGAG GCACCCTGTGAAGCAGAAGCTCAATGTGCAGCTCTTTGCAAAAGTGACAAG GCGTATGCGGTTGCCTCAGAAGACATGGATTCTTTAACTTATGGGGCGCCGAGGTTTCTTCGTCAGATAATGGATCCTAGTTCCAAAAAAACCCCTGTGATGGAATTTGAAGTTTCAAAG GTCCTTGAAGAACTAGAACTCACTATGGATCAGTTCATTGATCTGTGCATTCTCTCTGGATGTGATTATTGTGATAGCATTAAAG GCATTGGAGGACAAACAGCTTTGAAGTTCATCCGTCAGCATAGTTGCATAGAGAATATCTTGGAGAACATAAACAAAGAAAG ATATCAAATTCCTGAAGAATGGCCTTATCTAGAAGCTCGACGCTTGTTCAAAGAGCCTAATGTGACCATGGACGTTCCAGAACTAAAGTGGATAGCTCCAGATGATGAG GGTCTTCGGAGCTTTCTGGTGCATGAAAATGGATTCAATAGTGACCGAGTTGCTAAG tTTGGAGTCTTTTTTAAACCTGTTGTAAATGCATTCGCCCCCTCCAAAAGAAAG GAGAGTGCCTCCGAAAACTTGCAAAAGGAGAATAGTGCCTCCGAAAGTGGTCATTGGAGTCACTCTGATCATTTAGTAGCAATTTAG
- the LOC122022955 gene encoding flap endonuclease 1-A-like isoform X8, producing MAKLQGIKPVYVFDGQPPELKKQGLAKRYSKREDATKDLNTTVETGDLQGIEKYSKRTIKVTKQHNEDCKRLLRLMGVPTIEAPCEAEAQCAALCKSDKAYAVASEDMDSLTYGAPRFLRQIMDPSSKKTPVMEFEVSKVLEELELTMDQFIDLCILSGCDYCDSIKGIGGQTALKFIRQHSCIENILENINKERYQIPEEWPYLEARRLFKEPNVTMDVPELKWIAPDDEGLRSFLVHENGFNSDRVAKFGVFFKPVVNAFAPSKRKESASENLQKENSASESGHWSHSDHLVAI from the exons ATGGCAAAATTACAAG GTATCAAGCCAGT ATATGTATTTGATGGTCAGCCTCCAGAGCTGAAGAAACAAGGACTTGCTAAAAG ATATTCAAAGAGGGAAGATGCAACTAAGGATTTGAACACAACTGTTGAG ACTGGTGATCTGCAGGGAATTGAAAAGTACAGCAAAAGGACTATCAAG GTAACCAAGCAACATAATGAAGATTGTAAACGACTCTTAAGACTAATGGGTGTGCCAACTATTGAG GCACCCTGTGAAGCAGAAGCTCAATGTGCAGCTCTTTGCAAAAGTGACAAG GCGTATGCGGTTGCCTCAGAAGACATGGATTCTTTAACTTATGGGGCGCCGAGGTTTCTTCGTCAGATAATGGATCCTAGTTCCAAAAAAACCCCTGTGATGGAATTTGAAGTTTCAAAG GTCCTTGAAGAACTAGAACTCACTATGGATCAGTTCATTGATCTGTGCATTCTCTCTGGATGTGATTATTGTGATAGCATTAAAG GCATTGGAGGACAAACAGCTTTGAAGTTCATCCGTCAGCATAGTTGCATAGAGAATATCTTGGAGAACATAAACAAAGAAAG ATATCAAATTCCTGAAGAATGGCCTTATCTAGAAGCTCGACGCTTGTTCAAAGAGCCTAATGTGACCATGGACGTTCCAGAACTAAAGTGGATAGCTCCAGATGATGAG GGTCTTCGGAGCTTTCTGGTGCATGAAAATGGATTCAATAGTGACCGAGTTGCTAAG tTTGGAGTCTTTTTTAAACCTGTTGTAAATGCATTCGCCCCCTCCAAAAGAAAG GAGAGTGCCTCCGAAAACTTGCAAAAGGAGAATAGTGCCTCCGAAAGTGGTCATTGGAGTCACTCTGATCATTTAGTAGCAATTTAG
- the LOC122022955 gene encoding flap endonuclease 1-A-like isoform X5: METLTNQNGKITSHLQWILNRTIRFLEAGIKPVYVFDGQPPELKKQGLAKRYSKREDATKDLNTTVETGDLQGIEKYSKRTIKVTKQHNEDCKRLLRLMGVPTIEAPCEAEAQCAALCKSDKAYAVASEDMDSLTYGAPRFLRQIMDPSSKKTPVMEFEVSKVLEELELTMDQFIDLCILSGCDYCDSIKGIGGQTALKFIRQHSCIENILENINKERYQIPEEWPYLEARRLFKEPNVTMDVPELKWIAPDDEGLRSFLVHENGFNSDRVAKFGVFFKPVVNAFAPSKRKESASENLQKENSASESGHWSHSDHLVAI; the protein is encoded by the exons ATGGAAACTCTCACTAACCAGAATGGCAAAATTACAAG CCATCTGCAATGGATACTCAATCGAACTATCAGATTTTTAGAAGCAGGTATCAAGCCAGT ATATGTATTTGATGGTCAGCCTCCAGAGCTGAAGAAACAAGGACTTGCTAAAAG ATATTCAAAGAGGGAAGATGCAACTAAGGATTTGAACACAACTGTTGAG ACTGGTGATCTGCAGGGAATTGAAAAGTACAGCAAAAGGACTATCAAG GTAACCAAGCAACATAATGAAGATTGTAAACGACTCTTAAGACTAATGGGTGTGCCAACTATTGAG GCACCCTGTGAAGCAGAAGCTCAATGTGCAGCTCTTTGCAAAAGTGACAAG GCGTATGCGGTTGCCTCAGAAGACATGGATTCTTTAACTTATGGGGCGCCGAGGTTTCTTCGTCAGATAATGGATCCTAGTTCCAAAAAAACCCCTGTGATGGAATTTGAAGTTTCAAAG GTCCTTGAAGAACTAGAACTCACTATGGATCAGTTCATTGATCTGTGCATTCTCTCTGGATGTGATTATTGTGATAGCATTAAAG GCATTGGAGGACAAACAGCTTTGAAGTTCATCCGTCAGCATAGTTGCATAGAGAATATCTTGGAGAACATAAACAAAGAAAG ATATCAAATTCCTGAAGAATGGCCTTATCTAGAAGCTCGACGCTTGTTCAAAGAGCCTAATGTGACCATGGACGTTCCAGAACTAAAGTGGATAGCTCCAGATGATGAG GGTCTTCGGAGCTTTCTGGTGCATGAAAATGGATTCAATAGTGACCGAGTTGCTAAG tTTGGAGTCTTTTTTAAACCTGTTGTAAATGCATTCGCCCCCTCCAAAAGAAAG GAGAGTGCCTCCGAAAACTTGCAAAAGGAGAATAGTGCCTCCGAAAGTGGTCATTGGAGTCACTCTGATCATTTAGTAGCAATTTAG
- the LOC122022955 gene encoding flap endonuclease 1-A-like isoform X3, producing the protein MGIKGLTKLLADHAPKAIKEQKFENYFGQKIAIDASMSIYQFLIVARRTGMETLTNQNGKITSHLQWILNRTIRFLEAGIKPVYVFDGQPPELKKQGLAKRYSKREDATKDLNTTVETGDLQGIEKYSKRTIKVTKQHNEDCKRLLRLMGVPTIEAPCEAEAQCAALCKSDKAYAVASEDMDSLTYGAPRFLRQIMDPSSKKTPVMEFEVSKVLEELELTMDQFIDLCILSGCDYCDSIKGIGGQTALKFIRQHSCIENILENINKERYQIPEEWPYLEARRLFKEPNVTMDVPELKWIAPDDEGLRSFLVHENGFNSDRVAKESASENLQKENSASESGHWSHSDHLVAI; encoded by the exons ATGGGGATAAAG GGTTTGACGAAGCTCCTTGCTGACCACGCTCCCAAAGCTATCAAGGAACAGAAGTTTGAGAATTATTTCGGCCAGAAGATTGCAATCGACGCCAGCATGAGTATCTACCAGTTCCTT ATCGTTGCCAGAAGAACTGGCATGGAAACTCTCACTAACCAGAATGGCAAAATTACAAG CCATCTGCAATGGATACTCAATCGAACTATCAGATTTTTAGAAGCAGGTATCAAGCCAGT ATATGTATTTGATGGTCAGCCTCCAGAGCTGAAGAAACAAGGACTTGCTAAAAG ATATTCAAAGAGGGAAGATGCAACTAAGGATTTGAACACAACTGTTGAG ACTGGTGATCTGCAGGGAATTGAAAAGTACAGCAAAAGGACTATCAAG GTAACCAAGCAACATAATGAAGATTGTAAACGACTCTTAAGACTAATGGGTGTGCCAACTATTGAG GCACCCTGTGAAGCAGAAGCTCAATGTGCAGCTCTTTGCAAAAGTGACAAG GCGTATGCGGTTGCCTCAGAAGACATGGATTCTTTAACTTATGGGGCGCCGAGGTTTCTTCGTCAGATAATGGATCCTAGTTCCAAAAAAACCCCTGTGATGGAATTTGAAGTTTCAAAG GTCCTTGAAGAACTAGAACTCACTATGGATCAGTTCATTGATCTGTGCATTCTCTCTGGATGTGATTATTGTGATAGCATTAAAG GCATTGGAGGACAAACAGCTTTGAAGTTCATCCGTCAGCATAGTTGCATAGAGAATATCTTGGAGAACATAAACAAAGAAAG ATATCAAATTCCTGAAGAATGGCCTTATCTAGAAGCTCGACGCTTGTTCAAAGAGCCTAATGTGACCATGGACGTTCCAGAACTAAAGTGGATAGCTCCAGATGATGAG GGTCTTCGGAGCTTTCTGGTGCATGAAAATGGATTCAATAGTGACCGAGTTGCTAAG GAGAGTGCCTCCGAAAACTTGCAAAAGGAGAATAGTGCCTCCGAAAGTGGTCATTGGAGTCACTCTGATCATTTAGTAGCAATTTAG
- the LOC122022955 gene encoding flap endonuclease 1-A-like isoform X6, whose protein sequence is METLTNQNGKITRFLEAGIKPVYVFDGQPPELKKQGLAKRYSKREDATKDLNTTVETGDLQGIEKYSKRTIKVTKQHNEDCKRLLRLMGVPTIEAPCEAEAQCAALCKSDKAYAVASEDMDSLTYGAPRFLRQIMDPSSKKTPVMEFEVSKVLEELELTMDQFIDLCILSGCDYCDSIKGIGGQTALKFIRQHSCIENILENINKERYQIPEEWPYLEARRLFKEPNVTMDVPELKWIAPDDEGLRSFLVHENGFNSDRVAKFGVFFKPVVNAFAPSKRKESASENLQKENSASESGHWSHSDHLVAI, encoded by the exons ATGGAAACTCTCACTAACCAGAATGGCAAAATTACAAG ATTTTTAGAAGCAGGTATCAAGCCAGT ATATGTATTTGATGGTCAGCCTCCAGAGCTGAAGAAACAAGGACTTGCTAAAAG ATATTCAAAGAGGGAAGATGCAACTAAGGATTTGAACACAACTGTTGAG ACTGGTGATCTGCAGGGAATTGAAAAGTACAGCAAAAGGACTATCAAG GTAACCAAGCAACATAATGAAGATTGTAAACGACTCTTAAGACTAATGGGTGTGCCAACTATTGAG GCACCCTGTGAAGCAGAAGCTCAATGTGCAGCTCTTTGCAAAAGTGACAAG GCGTATGCGGTTGCCTCAGAAGACATGGATTCTTTAACTTATGGGGCGCCGAGGTTTCTTCGTCAGATAATGGATCCTAGTTCCAAAAAAACCCCTGTGATGGAATTTGAAGTTTCAAAG GTCCTTGAAGAACTAGAACTCACTATGGATCAGTTCATTGATCTGTGCATTCTCTCTGGATGTGATTATTGTGATAGCATTAAAG GCATTGGAGGACAAACAGCTTTGAAGTTCATCCGTCAGCATAGTTGCATAGAGAATATCTTGGAGAACATAAACAAAGAAAG ATATCAAATTCCTGAAGAATGGCCTTATCTAGAAGCTCGACGCTTGTTCAAAGAGCCTAATGTGACCATGGACGTTCCAGAACTAAAGTGGATAGCTCCAGATGATGAG GGTCTTCGGAGCTTTCTGGTGCATGAAAATGGATTCAATAGTGACCGAGTTGCTAAG tTTGGAGTCTTTTTTAAACCTGTTGTAAATGCATTCGCCCCCTCCAAAAGAAAG GAGAGTGCCTCCGAAAACTTGCAAAAGGAGAATAGTGCCTCCGAAAGTGGTCATTGGAGTCACTCTGATCATTTAGTAGCAATTTAG
- the LOC122022955 gene encoding flap endonuclease 1-A-like isoform X4, with translation MGIKGLTKLLADHAPKAIKEQKFENYFGQKIAIDASMSIYQFLIVARRTGMETLTNQNGKITSHLQWILNRTIRFLEAGIKPVYVFDGQPPELKKQGLAKRYSKREDATKDLNTTVETGDLQGIEKYSKRTIKVTKQHNEDCKRLLRLMGVPTIEAPCEAEAQCAALCKSDKAYAVASEDMDSLTYGAPRFLRQIMDPSSKKTPVMEFEVSKVLEELELTMDQFIDLCILSGCDYCDSIKGIGGQTALKFIRQHSCIENILENINKERYQIPEEWPYLEARRLFKEPNVTMDVPELKWIAPDDEGLRSFLVHENGFNSDRVAKAIERIKLAKNKSSQAVWSLF, from the exons ATGGGGATAAAG GGTTTGACGAAGCTCCTTGCTGACCACGCTCCCAAAGCTATCAAGGAACAGAAGTTTGAGAATTATTTCGGCCAGAAGATTGCAATCGACGCCAGCATGAGTATCTACCAGTTCCTT ATCGTTGCCAGAAGAACTGGCATGGAAACTCTCACTAACCAGAATGGCAAAATTACAAG CCATCTGCAATGGATACTCAATCGAACTATCAGATTTTTAGAAGCAGGTATCAAGCCAGT ATATGTATTTGATGGTCAGCCTCCAGAGCTGAAGAAACAAGGACTTGCTAAAAG ATATTCAAAGAGGGAAGATGCAACTAAGGATTTGAACACAACTGTTGAG ACTGGTGATCTGCAGGGAATTGAAAAGTACAGCAAAAGGACTATCAAG GTAACCAAGCAACATAATGAAGATTGTAAACGACTCTTAAGACTAATGGGTGTGCCAACTATTGAG GCACCCTGTGAAGCAGAAGCTCAATGTGCAGCTCTTTGCAAAAGTGACAAG GCGTATGCGGTTGCCTCAGAAGACATGGATTCTTTAACTTATGGGGCGCCGAGGTTTCTTCGTCAGATAATGGATCCTAGTTCCAAAAAAACCCCTGTGATGGAATTTGAAGTTTCAAAG GTCCTTGAAGAACTAGAACTCACTATGGATCAGTTCATTGATCTGTGCATTCTCTCTGGATGTGATTATTGTGATAGCATTAAAG GCATTGGAGGACAAACAGCTTTGAAGTTCATCCGTCAGCATAGTTGCATAGAGAATATCTTGGAGAACATAAACAAAGAAAG ATATCAAATTCCTGAAGAATGGCCTTATCTAGAAGCTCGACGCTTGTTCAAAGAGCCTAATGTGACCATGGACGTTCCAGAACTAAAGTGGATAGCTCCAGATGATGAG GGTCTTCGGAGCTTTCTGGTGCATGAAAATGGATTCAATAGTGACCGAGTTGCTAAG GCAATAGAAAGAATTAAATTGGCCAAGAACAAATCTTCCCAGGCCG tTTGGAGTCTTTTTTAA